TCGGCCTCGAGCCGGAATGCCAGCTCCACCGCGTCGGGCGGCAGCGTCTCGTAGAAGGACATGAAGTCGTGGGTGGCGTAGGCGCCCGAGGAACCGCCCTCGTTCCTCACCAGCCGGCCGTGCTCGCCGTCGCCGACGTGGCTCGACCCGCGGAACATCAGATGCTCGAAGAGGTGCGCGACCCCGGTGCGTCCCGCAGGGTCGTGTCGGCTGCCGGCGTCGTACCACACCGCGACGTCCACCGACTTGGCCTTCTGATCCGGCGCCATCACCAGGCGCACGCCGTTCTTCAGCGTCACCGTCTCGGCGCGGGTCATCTCGAGCGCGTGGGCCGGGACCGCGCACGCCAGGGCGGCGGCGAGCCAGATGCCCGCACGTCTCATCCGGGGGTTCCTTTCGATTCGAGGTCGATTCAACGCAGGCCGACGATTCGGAGCGTGAGGCGCTCGCTTCCCACACGAGCGTCCACGAGGTAGAGACCGGCCGGTACCGCGCGGCCCTCGTCGTCGGTGCCACTCCAGGTCAACGAGAGCGCCGGGCACGATACCACGCCCGACCACACGTCGCGTACCTTCCGGCCCATGGCATCGCGCACCTGCACCTCGGCCTGCGTGCCGCACCGGGAGGCAGGGATCGAGAGCGTGAACCGGGCGGGACCCTGCTCGAAGACCACCGGATTGTGGCCGCTCGATCGCAGCGAGAGTCCGGGTGCCGTGGGCGGCGGCGGGTTGGGACCGGAGTCATTGAGCGCGGCCAAGGCGTTCGGAATGCCGTACCCCACGCGGTCGTCCGGAGCGGCCTTGCGAGAGGCCGAGTCCCGCATCGCCAGGATCACGTCACGCGCCGACCACGAAGGGCGGGCCTGGAGCAGGCACGCCGCCACGCCCGTGATCAGCGGCGTGGCGAATGAAGTGCCGTCGCGACCGGGCGAGTACCCCTGAGGGTCGCCCGACGTGTCCACGGTCGGCACCGAGCGTCCGCGCGCCGCGAGATCCGGCTTGATGCGTCCGTCGAAGCTCGGCCCGTAGGACGAGAACGCCGCCGGCACACCCGAGGCGTCGACCGCGCCGACGGCGATCACGCTGTCACCGTGCGCATCGCTCGGCGCCGAGAGGAAGTGCCAGGCCGTGGCGCCGTCGTTGCCGACCGCGGCGACCACCAGGATGCCCTTGCTGGCTGCGATCTGGGCCGCGCGAGTGATGATCGTGGTGTGACCGTCCATGCTCGCGTAGGTGTAGTCGGGGTCGGGAGCTTCGAAGGTGGTGTAGCCGAGCGAGGTATTGATCACGTCGGCGCCCAGGCTGTCGGCCCATTCCGCGCCCTGCGCCCAGTACACCATCTCGACATGGCGCTCGAACGAGCGCACTTCGGTCCGGCCCAGGGCATAGTCGGCGTCGTAGGCGGCGCCCACGTAGGTGCCGGGCTTGCGCCCCGCCAGCACGCCGAGCACCCAGGTGCCGTGCACCAGGCTCGGGTCGAGCGTGTCCTGAGCCGTGGCGAGCCCGCGGTGGAAG
The Candidatus Eisenbacteria bacterium genome window above contains:
- a CDS encoding S8 family serine peptidase: MRSSCPGVTFVTLLLLFLLLGSPVPFGAGWARAALPSPLASKVEPRLVRALEDAPEDTISAWIEFADKGEQGPFDLARRLDLAAQSISPRAKARRARAHAASVDYLDLPIEPAYLEALRSLGLAPYGASRWFNRVAVRAPARVVVDLARLPFVSRMAPVEVMRRSSVPEVERPAPARPTRSAGASIVGYGLMHDTITQLNLAAVHDSGYTGAGILVCVLDEGFNYFDKHEALRDHAIPTSHQRDFHRGLATAQDTLDPSLVHGTWVLGVLAGRKPGTYVGAAYDADYALGRTEVRSFERHVEMVYWAQGAEWADSLGADVINTSLGYTTFEAPDPDYTYASMDGHTTIITRAAQIAASKGILVVAAVGNDGATAWHFLSAPSDAHGDSVIAVGAVDASGVPAAFSSYGPSFDGRIKPDLAARGRSVPTVDTSGDPQGYSPGRDGTSFATPLITGVAACLLQARPSWSARDVILAMRDSASRKAAPDDRVGYGIPNALAALNDSGPNPPPPTAPGLSLRSSGHNPVVFEQGPARFTLSIPASRCGTQAEVQVRDAMGRKVRDVWSGVVSCPALSLTWSGTDDEGRAVPAGLYLVDARVGSERLTLRIVGLR